Proteins encoded in a region of the Bubalus bubalis isolate 160015118507 breed Murrah chromosome 9, NDDB_SH_1, whole genome shotgun sequence genome:
- the RFX1 gene encoding MHC class II regulatory factor RFX1 isoform X2, with protein sequence MATQAYVTELQAAPQPSQPPQAPPQAQPPPPPSAAPQPPQPPATAATPQPQYVTELQNPQPQAQPPGSQKPYVTELPAAPTPSQPAGAPTPSPASQQYIVVTVSEGAMRASETVSEASPGSTASQTGVPTQVVQQVQGTQQRLLVQTSVQAKPGHVSPLQLTNIPVSQQRSPVQANSSSGKTAGAPTGTVPQQLQVHGVQQSVPVTQERSVVQATPQVPKAGPVQQLTVQGLQPVHVAQESSGSQFPARKAEQQEPWPTPPPEPPPPRPPTPGPGPGALAPEPPACRGAAAQLGSPEPLPPHYEPGAEQWVELVGFLPPHLLLPQQKVVLEPLPGLPARASPDQRVRIQRVPQVLVFGTAATALKVQQLQQVPVSHVYPSQVQYVEGGDASYTASAIRSSTYSYPETPLYPQTAGTSYYEAAGTAAQVSTPATSQAVASSGSVPMYVSGGQVVASSTSSGSGAGSGSSSGSGSGSSGGGGGGGGGGGGGGGSGGGAGTYVIQGGYMLGGASQSYSHTTRASPATVQWLLENYETAEGVSLPRSTLYCHYLLHCQEQKLEPVNAASFGKLIRSVFMGLRTRRLGTRGNSKYHYYGLRIKASSPLLRLMEDQQHMAMRGQPFSQKQRLKPIQKMEGMTNGVAVGPQQATGLSDISAQVQQYQQFLDASRSLPDFSELDLQGKVLPEGIGPGDIKAFQVLYREHCEAIVDVMVNLQFTLVETLWKTFWRYNLSQPSEAPPLAVHDEAEKRLPKASLVLLSKFEPVLQWTKHCDNVLYQGLVEILIPDVLRPIPSALTQAIRNFAKSLESWLTHAMVNIPEEMLRVKVAAAGAFAQTLRRYTSLNHLAQAARAVLQNTAQINQMLSDLNRVDFANVQEQASWVCRCEDRVVQRLEQDFKVTLQQQNSLEQWAAWLDGVVSQVLKPYQGSTGFPKAAKLFLLKWSFYSSMVIRDLTLRSAASFGSFHLIRLLYDEYMYYLIEHRVAQAKGETPIAVMGEFANLATSLNPLDPDKDEEEEEEEESEDELPQDISLAAGGESPALGPEALEPPAKLARTDARGLFVQALPSS encoded by the exons ATGGCAACACAGGCGTACGTTACTGAGTTACAGGCGGCCCCGCAACCATCCCAGCCACCACAGGCTCCGCCGCAAGCCCAGCCGCCACCGCCGCCCTCTGCGGCACCCCAGCCCCCCCAGCCCCCCGCCACCGccgccaccccccagccccagtaTGTCACCGAGCTGCAGAATCCGCAGCCCCAGGCACAGCCACCGGGCAGCCAGAAGCCGTATGTGACAGAGCTCCCGGCTGCCCCCACGCCCTCGCAGCCGGCCGGCGCACCCACCCCGTCCCCGGCATCCCAGCAGTACATCGTGGTCACCGTCTCCG AGGGTGCCATGCGGGCCAGCGAGACTGTGTCAGAGGCCAGCCCCGGCTCCACGGCTAGCCAGACCGGAGTGCCCACTCAGGTGGTTCAGCAGGTGCAGGGCACCCAGCAG CGGCTACTGGTCCAGACAAGTGTGCAGGCCAAGCCGGGCCACGTGTCACCCCTCCAGCTCACCAACATCCCGGTGTCCCAGCAG CGGTCACCGGTGCAGGCCAACAGCTCCTCCGGCAAGACGGCCGGGGCCCCCACGGGCACGGTGCCACAGCAGCTGCAAGTCCATGGCGTCCAGCAGAGTGTCCCCGTCACCCAAGAG AGGTCGGTGGTTCAGGCCACTCCACAGGTGCCCAAAGCTGGCCCCGTGCAGCAGCTCACCGTGCAAGGACTCCAGCCGGTCCATGTGGCTCAAGAG AGCTCAGGCAGTCAGTTTCCCGCTAGGAAGGCAGAGCAGCAAGAGCCCTGGCCCACGCCGCCACCGGAGCCGCCGCCGCCCCGGCCGCCCACGCCTGGGCCCGGGCCGGGTGCGCTGGCCCCGGAACCGCCAGCTTGCCGCGGGGCGGCCGCGCAGCTAGGCAGCCCTGAGCCGCTGCCGCCCCATTACGAACCGGGCGCCGAGCAGTGGGTGGAGCTGGTGGGCTTCCTGCCCCCGCACCTGCTCCTGCCGCAGCAGAAAGTGGTCCTCGAGCCACTACCCGGGCTGCCGGCCCGAGCCAGCCCCGACCAGAGGGTCAGGATCCAGAGAGTCCCCCAGGTGCTAGTGTTCGGCACGGCCGCCACGGCCCTCAAA GTGCAGCAGCTCCAGCAGGTGCCGGTCTCACACGTGTACCCCAGCCAAGTGCAGTACGTGGAGGGTGGCGATGCCAGCTACACGGCGAGTGCCAT CCGCTCCAGCACCTACTCCTACCCTGAGACGCCACTGTACCCACAGACGGCAGGCACCAGCTACTACGAGGCCGCGGGCACGGCTGCCCAGGTCAGCACCCCTGCCACTTCCCAGGCGGTGGCCAGCAGCGGCTCCGTGCCCATGTACGTGTCTGGCGGCCAGGTTGTCGCCAGCTCCACCAGCAGTGGGAGTGGAGccggcagcggcagcagcagcggcagcggcagcggcagcagcggcgggggtggtgggggtgggggtggtggcggcggcggcggcggcagcggcggtgGAGCAGGCACCTACGTGATCCAAGGCGGCTACATGCTGGGCGGTGCCAGTCAGTCCTACTCGCACACCACCCGTGCCTCACCAGCCACC GTCCAGTGGCTCCTGGAAAACTATGAGACGGCCGAGGGCGTGAGCCTGCCGCGGAGCACCCTGTACTGCCACTACCTGCTGCACTGCCAGGAACAGAAGCTGGAGCCCGTCAACGCCGCGTCCTTTGGCAAGCTCATCCGCTCCGTCTTCATGGGCCTGCGCACCCGCAGGCTGGGCACCAG ggGCAACTCCAAGTACCACTACTATGGCCTGCGCATCAAGGCCAGCTCGCCCCTGCTGCGGCTGATGGAGGACCAGCAGCACATGGCCATGCGGGGCCAGCCCTTCTCCCAAAAGCAGAG gctgaAACCCATCCAGAAGATGGAGGGTATGACCAACGGTGTGGCCGTGGGGCCACAGCAGGCCACTGGACTCTCGGACATCAGCGCCCAGGTCCAGCAGTACCAGCAGTTTCTGG ATGCCTCAAGAAgcctccctgacttctcagagctTGATCTCCAGGGCAAAGTGCTGCCCGAGGGCATCGGACCTGGGGACATCAAGGCCTTCCAGGTCCTATACCGGGAACACTGTGAG GCCATCGTCGATGTCATGGTGAACCTGCAGTTCACACTGGTGGAAACGCTCTGGAAAACCTTCTGGAGGTACAACCTGAGCCAGCCCAGCGAGGCGCCGCCGCTGGCTGT GCACGATGAGGCTGAGAAGCGGCTGCCCAAGGCCAGCCTGGTGCTCCTCTCCAAGTTCGAGCCCGTGCTGCAGTGGACCAAGCACTGTGACAACGTGCTGTACCAGGGCCTGGTGGAAATCCTCATCCCCGATGTGCTGCGGCCCATCCCCA GTGCCTTGACCCAAGCGATCCGGAACTTTGCCAAGAGCCTGGAGAGCTGGCTTACCCACGCCATGGTGAACATCCCCGAGGAGATGCTGCGGGTGAAG GTGGCAGCGGCCGGCGCCTTCGCACAGACCCTGCGTCGCTACACGTCGCTCAACCACTTGGCACAGGCGGCACGCGCTGTGCTGCAGAACACTGCACAGATCAACCAGATGTTGAGCGATCTCAACCGCGTGGACTTCGCCAACGTGCAG GAGCAGGCCTCGTGGGTGTGCCGCTGCGAGGACCGCGTGGTGCAGCGGCTGGAGCAGGACTTCAAAGTGACGCTGCAGCAGCAGAACTCACTGGAGCAGTGGGCGGCCTGGCTGGACGGCGTCGTGAGCCAGGTGCTCAAGCCCTACCAGGGCAGCACCGGCTTCCCCAAAGCCGCCAAGCTCTTCCTCCTCAAGTGGTCGTTCTACAG CTCCATGGTGATCCGGGACCTGACCCTGCGCAGCGCCGCCAGCTTTGGCTCCTTCCATCTCATCAGGCTGCTCTACGATGAGTACATGTACTACCTGATCGAACATCGTGTGGCCCAGGCTAAGGGCGAGACCCCCATCGCCGTCATGGGCGAG TTCGCCAATCTGGCCACCTCTCTGAACCCCCTGGACCCGGACAAAG atgaggaggaggaggaagaagaggagagcgAGGATGAGCTGCCGCAGGACATCTCGCTCGCGGCCGGCGGCGAGTCGCCTGCGCTGGGCCCCGAGGCTCTGGAGCCACCGGCCAAGCTGGCGCGGACAGACGCGCGCGGCCTCTTCGTGCAGGCCCTGCCCTCCAGCTAA